A region from the Chrysoperla carnea chromosome 4, inChrCarn1.1, whole genome shotgun sequence genome encodes:
- the LOC123298216 gene encoding regulator of G-protein signaling loco: MIAHRRRKKRPNYGIRTVEVDRGVNGFGFTISGQQPCILSCIVTNSPADQAGLKAGDFLISVNGLSVSKVTHDAVVQLIGNSVGPIKMSIAEYYYSDSSDEDVSENYVTRKPRYPNRPRVNKKLETSLYTNFKNKLKPQWGVNHVEVQESCPSPPTVVSPPGYKVFIGYLGTIEMPNQLQPSSRMHTVSSCIRKFRQERRSPTSVVMMILPSCITLTNCHEHTLAVYPSNRIAYINSSEKDPSYFGLITTAINTTDENYATRYFNQSWRQSPPHAGEDIDISISCHVFVIDTRLAADHALHIPKSETFNIKCTRDVISGDCLEFPKSSEYIVNLVQKMYGLPRTPPPNLNESIMKQSPIIHKIGENLVANSPQPSASSNSDSGIGFRDDCGLVSDRILVVDFPAQLPLPTVHNQSIHPRPAAIDGSSIAINTLINSNQTKNTCEDDDHLHQDRHLERSKSIDNISDQYLFKTPKSIGQHHQQSRGGFTSTSSSARNYSHDDLNSIQSEPLILDHHYDDKVTNFGSLQDLSGLAGNSTQLQQNHQRSIQLSAVSEPDVRSRGGYLNDNDCQESICSESTEMLEDVNENKTGRVANWAVSFDKLLEDDKGREAFTEFLEKEFSAENIHFWVSCKNFQNIKSSTERVKEAQLIYNKHLCKGAVEPVNVDSQARNITQDALVLADTDLFVQAQKQIFNLMKFDCYPRFLKSDLYKKCLANDDNRQNKSESDVHNSAKCSSTSKLKKSLSNAEDRRRKSLLPWHRKNRSKSKDRGEMEYCHPNITTRNMSQMQSNDSLQSKPDSSEQNDMYNSRTSLTSWDVTDDSKSIGGNSSVNNYGINRNAFCRVILTDGATTVVQIRACETIREMINRLLDKRGLSYQNFEVFLKSKSSKPIDLNKSSADLAGCEVIVEHRIVFKLDLPNRKIISVKSKPTKILTDVLRPILHKYGYKLELVRVFESAKCERLMNVHVPVTVVDGFRLSIQMCNNNNNNSLASSTDMASSYQDSTEHLSKPNTTSIQSLNEITNKVFEDLRQGQCNRIPHMPSDHDSLKSDDDWGSEHSSNFAKSISSRLHRHNSANGKSKKSERNKGNHTTSTHSSADDLRSDFSIKKPLIAILKPGIKLQMTHHKTSESDELYEGLKRAQRFRLEDQRGTEINFELPDFLKDKENSNKKKLNYNESELLASKFYDTEHRMDNHDRTFYNVRNKTQQKSDSVATSSSSMDDSSPSKLSLPPSIPTTNDNLSHDTEPPPLPPKPKVLPIKPSNWKKLSPTKLVTQPQPQQQTEAKGNSTTFLEQSTSNSSSFV, encoded by the exons atgatAGCGCATCGTCGTCGTAAAAAACGACCTAATTATGGTATCCGTACAGTCGAAGTGGATCGTGGTGTAAATGGTTTTGGTTTTACAATATCAGGACAACAACCTTGTATACTCTCATGCATCGTAACAAATTCACCAGCTGATCAAGCTGGTTTAAAAGCTGGTGATTTTTTAATCTCTGTGAATGGTTTATCTGTATCCAAAGTGACTCACGATGCAGTCGTCCAACTGATTGGCAATAGTGTTGGTCCAATTAAAATGTCAATTGCTGAATATTATTACTCCGATAGTAGTGATGAAGATGTTAGCGAAAATTATGTTACACGAAAACCCAGGTATCCAAATCGACCAcgggttaataaaaaattggaaacttcattgtatacaaattttaagaataaattaaaaccaCAATGGGGTGTGAATCATGTTGAAGTACAAGAATCGTGTCCATCACCTCCAACAGTTGTAAGTCCACCAGgctataaagtttttattggaTATTTGGGAACGATCGAGATGCCAAATCAATTACAACCGTCGTCACGAATGCATACAGTTTCAAGTTGTATACGAAAATTTCGTCAAGAACGTCGATCACCGACAAGTGTCGTCATGATGATTCTTCCATCTTGTATTACCCTGACAAATTGTCACGAACATACGTTAGCTGTGTATCCTTCAAATCGTATCGCTTATATTAACTCCTCGGAGAAAGACCCTAGTTATTTCGGTCTAATCACTACCGCTATTAATACCACTGATGAAAATTATGCAACGCGGTATTTTAATCAATCGTGGCGACAATCACCACCACATGCTGGAGAAGACATTGATATTTCAATAAGTTGCcatgtttttgttattgatacgCGATTAGCCGCTGATCACGCTTTACATATTCCAAAATCGGAAAcatttaacataaaatgtaCGCGAGATGTTATCTCAGGCGATTGCTTGGAGTTTCCAAAATCATCGGAGTACATTGTgaatttagtacaaaaaatgTATGGTTTACCACGTACACCCCcaccaaatttaaatgaatcgATTATGAAACAATCACcgattattcataaaattggtGAGAATTTGGTAGCGAATTCACCACAACCTAGTGCATCGAGTAACAGTGATTCAGGAATTGGATTTCGTGATGATTGTGGTTTAG TTTCAGATCGAATTCTAGTCGTCGATTTTCCAGCACAATTACCATTACCAACAGTTCATAATCAATCAATTCATCCACGTCCTGCAGCTATTGATGGTTCATCGATTGCAATAAATACTCTGATTAACagtaatcaaacaaaaaatacctGCGAAGATGATGACCATCTACATCAGGATCGACATTTAGAGCGTAGTAAATCAATTGATAATATATCagatcaatatttatttaaaacaccaAAAAGTATTGGACAGCATCACCAACAATCACGTGGAGGTTTTACATCGACATCATCTTCCGCACGAAATTATAGTCATGATGATTTGAATAGTATACAATCGGAACCGTTGATCTTAGATCATCATTATGATGATAAAGTGACGAATTTTGGTAGTTTACAAGATTTAAGTGGACTAGCGGGAAATTCAACGCAATTACAACAAAATCATCAACGGAGTATACAATTGTCAGCTGTTAGCGAACCGGATGTGCGTTCACGAGGTggttatttaaatgataatgatTGCCAGGAATCAATTTGCAGCGAAAGTACCGAAATG ttAGAAGatgttaatgaaaataaaactggTCGAGTTGCTAATTGGGCTGTGAGTTTTGATAAATTACTCGAAGATGATAAAGGACGTGAAGCATTTACG gaatttctagaaaaagaattttccgctgaaaacatacatttttggGTATCatgtaaaaatttccaaaatattaaatcatcAACGGAACGTGTTAAAGAAGCCCagctaatttataataaacatctaTGTAAGGGTGCAGTAGAACCTGTGAATGTTGATTCACAAGCACGAAATATCACACAAGATGCTTTGGTGTTAGCGGATACGGATCTTTTTGTTCAG gcacaaaaacaaatattcaatttaatgaaattcgATTGTTATCCACGTTTTTTAAAATCggatttatacaaaaaatgtttggcAAATGACGATAATCGTCAAAACAAAAGTGAATCTGATGTCCATAACTCTGCAAAATGTTCATCTACTAGTAAG ttaaaaaaatcgCTGAGTAATGCCGAAGATCGTCGACGAAAATCTCTATTACCATGGCATAGAAAAAATCGTTCAAAATCAAAAGATCGTGGTGAAATGGAATATTGTCATCCGAACATAACAACTCGTAATATGAGCCAAATGCAATCGAATGATTCGTTACAAAGTAAACCGGATTCGTCGGAACAAAAtgatatgtataatagtcgaaCTTCGTTAACTAGTTGGGATGTTACG gatgattcaaaaagtattggAGGCAACTCATCAGTAAATAATTATGGAATAAATCGTAACGCATTTTGTCGAGTAATATTAACTGATGGTGCGACAACTGTAGTACAAATTCGCGCATGCGAAACAATACGTGAAATGATAAATCGTTTGTTAGATAAACGTGGTTTATCATATCAAAATTTCGAAGTATttctaaaatcaaaatcatcaaaaccaatcgatttaaataaatcatcgGCCGATTTGGCTGGATGTGAGGTGATCGTTGAACATcgtattgtatttaaattggaTTTACCAAATCGTAAAATTATTTCGGTGAAATCGaaaccaacaaaaattttaacagatgTATTACGACCCATTCTACATAAATATGGTTATAAGTTGGAATTAGTACGAGTTTTCGAATCGGCAAAATGTGAACGATTAATGAATGTTCATGTACCTGTTACGGTTGTAGATGGTTTTCGTCTATCGATACaaatgtgtaataataataataataattcgttgGCATCATcgacag atatggcATCGTCGTACCAAGACTCAACGGAACATCTTTCGAAACCAAACACAACTTCAATTCAATCGTTGAATGAAATAACTAATAAAGTTTTTGAGGATTTACGTCAAGGACAATGTAATAGAATACCACATATGCCATCGGATCACGATTCACTAAAg tcGGATGATGATTGGGGCTCTGAACACTCATCAAATTTTGCTAAAAGTATATCATCACGATTACATCGGCACAATTCGGCAAatggaaaaagtaaaaaatctgAACGAAATAAAGGAAACCATACAACGTCTACTCACAGTAGTGCAGATGATTTACGATCTGATTTCAGTATTAAAAAACCGCTTATAGCTATTTTAAAACCTggtattaaattacaaatgacGCATCATAAAACCTCTGAAAGTGAtg aATTATACGAAGGCTTAAAACGAGCTCAACGTTTTCGTTTAGAAGATCAACGTGGCACAGAAATCAATTTCGAATTACCTGATTTTCTAAAAGACAAAGAAAACTCTAATAAAAAGAAACTAAATTACAATGAATCTGAGTTACTTGCATCGAAATTTTACGATACTGAACATCGTATGGACAATCATGATCGAACATTCTATAATGTTCGTAATAAGACACAACAAAAAAGTGATTCAGTAGCGACTTCATCCTCATCAATGGATGATTCTTCCCCGTCCAAATTATCATTACCGCCATCTATTCCTACCACTAATGACAATTTATCACATGATACAGAACCTCCGCCTTTACCGCCCAAACCTAAAGTGTTACCAATTAAACCGTCCAATTGGAAGAAATTATCACCAACAAAATTAGTAACACAACCGCAGCCACAGCAACAAACAGAAGCCAAAGGAAATTCAACTACGTTTTTGGAACAATCAACGAGTAATAGCAGCAGTTTtgtatag
- the LOC123298248 gene encoding 60S ribosomal protein L12, which produces MPPKFDPTEVKIVNLRCVGGEVGATSSLAPKIGPLGLSPKKVGDDIAKSTADWKGLKITVQLKIQNRQATISVVPSAASLVIKALKEPPRDRKKQKNIKHNGNLTLDEIINIAKTMRPRSMARQMSGTVKEVLGSAQSVGCTVDGKPPHDVIEEINAGSIEIPEE; this is translated from the exons atGCCACCAAAATTCGATCCTACCGAAGTTAAAATTg TAAATTTAAGATGTGTTGGTGGAGAAGTTGGAGCAACCTCATCACTGGCCCCCAAAATCGGTCCACTTGGTTTG TCTCCAAAAAAAGTTGGTGATGATATTGCCAAATCAACAGCAGATTGGAAAGGATTAAAAATTACAGTACAGTTAAAAATCCAAAATCGACAAGCTACTATTTCTGTGGTACCTTCAGCTGCTTCCTTGGTAATCAAAGCACTTAAAGAACCTCCACGTGACAGAAAGAAGCAAAAAAATA ttaAACATAATGGAAATTTAACATTAGATGAAATCATAAACATTGCAAAAACAATGAGACCTAGATCAATGGCACGACAAATGTCTGGCACAGTTAAAGAAGTACTTGGTTCAGCACAATCTGTTGGATGTACTGTTGATGGTAAACCACCACATGATGTTATTGAAGAAATCAATGCAGGAAGCATTGAAATTCCAGAAGAATAg
- the LOC123298237 gene encoding store-operated calcium entry regulator STIMATE-like, with translation MGGEIVSIQNESNPHCSKNALTNMFGWFLQIVLACLAFTCLILKRYFEPPLERRPWQIWWYDTSKQGMGALVIHLANVYLAGQFQGDPCTWYIISFLLDSTVGLLIICIGIRMFQYLAQSRNWSAINFGEYGKPASTNAWLAQCCLYILLMIIVKILITIIIQLEFWKEVREFILAPITNPDVEVIFVMLIIPFFVNILIFWVTDNYLMRKKTVSFDYNNANRLLKIRFRNLQKVKNEDSGSDDQLLSDDLLDINECL, from the exons ATGGGCGGAGAAATAGTTTCTATTCAAAATGAATCCAATCCACATTGTAGTAAAAATGCACTTACGAACATGTTTGGATggtttttacaaattgttttagCGTGTCTGGCATTTacgtgtttaattttaaaacgataTTTTGAGCCACCGTTGGAGCGACGTCCATGGCAAATATGGTGGTATGATACTTCAAAACAAGGAATGGGAGCATTAGTTATTCATTTAGCGAATGTGTATCTTGCTGGTCAATTTCAAGGCGATCCATGTACCTG gtatataattagttttttgttaGATTCAACCGTTGGtttgttaattatttgtattggtATTCGAATGTTCCAGTATTTAGCTCAATCAAGAAATTGGAGCGCTATTAATTTTGGAGAGTATG GTAAACCTGCATCCACGAACGCGTGGCTTGCACAATGTTGTTTGTATATTCTGTTAAtgataattgttaaaattttaattacaataataatacagtTAGAATTTTGGAAAGAAGTTCGAGAATTTATTTTAGCACCAATCACAAATCCCGACGTTGAAGTGATTTTTGTAATGCTCattattccattttttgttaat attttaatattttgggtaACAGATAACTATTTAATGAGAAAGAAGACTGTCTCATTCGATTATAACAATGCAAatcgattattaaaaatacgttTTCGTAATTTACAAAAAGTGAAAAACGAGGATTCTGGAAGTGATGATCAATTATTATCTGATGATCTGTTAGATATCAATGAatgtctttaa
- the LOC123297955 gene encoding probable proline--tRNA ligase, mitochondrial produces the protein MNRLSRIFQPLTIKPRNAEILNLEGLSCSQKLMMNMGIIKPSNPGCYHLLPLGIRSIEKLTKLIELEMKTIDGQKIEMPLLTSAQLWQKTGRYQSVTSELFVVNDRHSKELIINPTNEESITDLISSVSPISHRQLPLRLYQITNKFRDEMKPRFGLLRSRQFLMKDLYSFDSNIDNAKHTYNEICQSYDRIFQKIGIDFLKVQASTGTIGGTSSHEYHFMSPIGEDQIIVCNKCKYACNQELIAVDQKICTKCGENDNFQILNGIEVGHTFLLGDRFSKPLDATYLSNEGKPKHLQMGCFGLGLSRILAATLEILSENDQLRWPRILSPYTLIIIGPKEGSKEQTKIQNLPEELYNTLNAVPTIHEDILIDDRNNMTIGKRLLEAKRVGYPFILVIGKKSLEDIPEFELHDLVNKTEHSFSESALIDFLLD, from the exons atgaaCAGATTAAGTCGTATTTTTCAACCATTAACCATAAAACCTAGAAACgcggaaattttaaatttagaaggTTTATCATGTAGTCAAAAG ttaatgatGAATATGGGAATTATAAAACCATCAAATCCTGGATGCTATCATTTGTTACCGCTTGGGATACGATCTATTGAAAAATTGACTAAACTTATTGAACTCGAAATGAAAACAATTGATGGGCAGAAAATTGAAATGCCATTGTTAACAAGTGCACAGCTATGGCAGAAAACAG gtagATATCAGAGCGTTACTTCGGAATTATTTGTGGTTAATGATCGGCATAGCAAAGAACTAATTATAAATCCT ACAAACGAAGAATCAATCACCGATTTAATATCATCTGTGTCTCCCATATCTCATCGACAACTACCATTACGTTTAtatcaaattacaaataaatttcgtGATGAAATGAAACCACGATTTGGTTTATTACGGAGTcgtcaatttttaatgaaagattTGTATTCTTTCGATTCGAACATCGATAACGCTAAACACACTTACAATGAAATTTGTCAGTCATACgatagaatttttcaaaaaattggaattGATTTTCTAAAAG TACAAGCTTCGACTGGAACAATTGGTGGCACATCTTCTCACGAATAccattttatgtctccaattggAGAAGATCAAATTATAGtttgtaataaatgtaaatatgctTGCAATCAAGAACTAATCGCTGTTGATcagaaaatatgtacaaaatgtGGAGAGAAtgataatttccaaattttaaacgGTATTGAG GTTGGGCATACATTTCTATTGGGAGACCGTTTTTCAAAACCATTAGACGCCACATACTTATCAAATGAGGGTAAACCCAAACATTTACAAATGGGATGTTTTGGTTTAGGTTTATCACGAATTTTAGCTGCAACattagaaattttatcagaaaatgatCAATTACGATGGCCTCGAATTCTTTCACCATACACATTGATTATAATTGGCCCAAAG GAGGGTAGTAAAGAACAGACAAAAATTCAGAATTTACCAGAAGAATTGTATAATACATTGAATGCCGTACCAACAATACATGAGGATATTTTAATTGATGATCGAAATAATATGACGATTGGGAAACGTCTTTTGGAAGCAAAACGTGTTGGCTATCCATTTATTCTTGTAATTGGTAAAAAAAGCTTAGAAGATATACCAGAATTTGAGTTACACGATTTAGTCAATAAAACTGAACATTCATTCTCTGAATCAGCACTTAttgatttttt GTTGGATTAA